The Thermodesulfobacteriota bacterium genome includes a window with the following:
- a CDS encoding type II toxin-antitoxin system RelE/ParE family toxin has translation MGYIVDYFHPRVKAEIESWPDDILADFARIVELLMEFGPHLRMPHSRAMGGGLFELRPRGREGIGRVFYCFVIGQRVVILHAFVKKTQETPEQELKIARKRLKEVQNG, from the coding sequence ATGGGCTACATCGTTGATTATTTTCATCCACGCGTCAAAGCCGAAATCGAATCCTGGCCTGACGACATATTGGCCGATTTTGCACGTATTGTGGAGCTTCTGATGGAGTTCGGGCCACATCTACGCATGCCGCATTCACGGGCAATGGGCGGAGGTCTTTTCGAGTTGAGACCACGCGGCAGGGAAGGCATCGGTCGCGTGTTTTATTGTTTCGTCATTGGCCAGCGTGTCGTGATACTCCACGCTTTCGTGAAGAAAACACAAGAAACCCCGGAGCAAGAATTGAAAATTGCCCGGAAAAGGCTTAAGGAGGTTCAGAATGGCTGA
- a CDS encoding helix-turn-helix transcriptional regulator: MAELKYKPVPHDHEAFLKKALKRKDFREAYEDLEEEYTLVREMLAARSRAGLTQEAVAERMGTTKSAVSRLEAAGKHAPSLTTLKKYAQAVGCHLEIKLVPDTCRTKRSARTAKKQAAG, encoded by the coding sequence ATGGCTGAATTAAAATATAAACCGGTTCCTCATGACCATGAGGCGTTCCTCAAAAAGGCATTGAAGCGGAAGGATTTCAGGGAAGCATACGAAGACCTGGAAGAGGAGTACACACTTGTTCGCGAGATGCTTGCCGCACGATCCAGGGCCGGCCTTACCCAGGAAGCGGTAGCGGAGCGGATGGGAACAACAAAAAGCGCCGTTTCTCGCTTGGAAGCAGCGGGGAAACATGCGCCATCCTTGACTACTCTGAAAAAATATGCCCAGGCTGTCGGCTGTCATCTGGAAATCAAGCTGGTGCCAGACACTTGCCGAACCAAGCGCTCAGCACGGACCGCCAAAAAGCAGGCGGCCGGTTAG
- a CDS encoding BrnT family toxin — MKFEWDTKKARLNLRKHKVSFEEAATALKDPMAATGADPDHSISEDRYVTFGVSERGRLLVVAHTEGRETIRIISARVASKGERKIYEEG, encoded by the coding sequence ATGAAATTCGAATGGGATACGAAGAAGGCCCGCTTAAATTTACGTAAGCACAAGGTCTCTTTTGAGGAAGCCGCAACAGCATTAAAAGATCCGATGGCCGCTACTGGCGCAGATCCAGACCATTCAATTAGCGAGGATAGGTACGTAACCTTCGGTGTTTCAGAACGAGGCAGGTTGTTAGTGGTGGCTCATACGGAGGGCAGAGAAACTATTCGAATAATAAGTGCTCGCGTTGCGAGCAAAGGAGAGCGAAAGATATATGAAGAAGGTTAA
- a CDS encoding BrnA antitoxin family protein — protein MKKKLPKFTSEDEERNFWATADSTEYVDWKKAGRVVLPNLKPSLKTISLRLPEFMIEELKLLANKRDIPYQSLLKMFLSERIEQELKSET, from the coding sequence ATGAAAAAGAAGCTCCCGAAATTTACATCGGAAGATGAAGAGCGTAATTTTTGGGCCACCGCTGATTCAACTGAATACGTCGATTGGAAAAAGGCCGGGAGGGTAGTTTTACCAAATCTCAAGCCTTCACTTAAAACGATCTCGTTGCGTCTTCCGGAATTCATGATAGAAGAACTTAAACTTTTGGCAAACAAACGTGACATTCCTTATCAGTCCTTGCTTAAAATGTTTCTAAGCGAACGTATAGAGCAAGAATTGAAATCGGAAACATGA